From the Kitasatospora atroaurantiaca genome, the window GGGTGTCGACGTAGAAGAAGCCGCTGGTCCGCGCCGCCCGCGCGGTCGCCGCTGCCACGACCTCGTCCAGGCCGCGGCCGTCCTCGGCGGCCTGCGCGGCCGTCAGGACGCAGTGGCCCAGCGCCATACCGACCAGCCGGCTGTCCACCACCCGGACCGGGATCGGAGCCTCGGCGGCAGCGAGCAGAGCGGCCTCGTACGTACCGGAGAGCTCGGCCGAGAGATGCAGCGAGACGACCGCCCTTGCCCCCTCCTCGGCCGCCGCGCGGTAGGCGGCGGCGAAGGTCTCCGGGCTGGGCCGGGAAGTGGTCACCCTGTGCTTGCCGCGGAGCGCCTCGGCGACGTCCTTGGGCGAGATCTCGACGCCCTCGGCCAGGACCTCGTCGCCCACCGCGACGCTGAGCGGGACCACCGCGATCCGATGACGGTCCACGGCGTCCTGCGGCAGGTAGGCCGTTGAATCGGTGACGAGTGCGAGGTGGTCGGGCATGAGCCGGAGGTTACTCCCCGTGCGAGGCAGAAGACAGCGCTCCCAGCTGCGATGGTTTCGTGAAACCCGCCCACACCGCCTACATCGCCGAGGAACTCCCCGTCGAGGGGCCCGTGGAAGGCTTGCGCAGGCGCTGCGCGAGGCGGGTCAGCGGTTCCGCGAGCCCGAGAACCTCCTCCGCGCTCATCTGACGCCCCGTGGAGAGCCCCTTCCGCACAGGGTCAGGACCGGCGGGGGAGGACGACGGCACCGGGCCGGAGTCCCAGTGCCGCAGCGCGCCCGCCTCGCTCGCGCACTCCTCGCTCAGCCGCGCCAGCTCGTCGTCGGCGAAGCGGCGCATCCGGTCCTGCGCCGCCCAGCGCATCGACTCGGCGGAGTGCGTGATCCGCTCGGCCCGCTCCCGCAGCTCCGGGAGCTTGGCGGCGACCCGGCCCGCGTCCGGTTCCCGCTCCAGCACCCGCAGCTCGCCGTCCAGCTCCGCCGCGTATGCGTCCAGCCGGGTCAGCAGCTGCAGCGCCTCGGCCAGCTGGCCGTCCTGCGTCAGACCGTCCTCCAGCACCCTCCTGGTCCCGTCGAGCGAGGTCCGCAGCGACAGCCGGACTGCGGCGATCTGCCCCTGGGAACCCGGCTTGGTGTACTTCTTCGCCTTCAGGGTGGCGGTTTCGACCGCCCGCCGGGCGTTGGCCTCATGCTGCTCGACCTTCGCCGCGACCGCTCGCGCGGCCTTCACCGCACCGATCACCACCATGGTCAGCACGCCCACCCCGAACAGCACGACCAGGGCGATCACCACGCCGAGCACGTCCATCACGAGCCACCTTCCACCGGATGCGGCCGGCTACGACCACCAGGACTCCCACGGTAGCCGCCGAGGCCACCACCGGGGCGGGTCAAACCGGACATCGCGCAGGAGATCAGGGACGGCTCAGGGATCTCCCTCAGGACTCCCCTCAGGCACAGGGCAACGCAACGGGCGGCCCCTCCCGAAACCCCGGGAGAGGCCGCCCGCCGCGAACCGGCATCGGTCAGCCGGTGACGATGTTCACCAGCTTCGGTGCCCGCGCGATCACCTTGCGGACCGGCGCGTCGCCGATCGCGGCGACGACCGCCGCATCGGCCAGCGCCAGGGCCTCCAGCTCGGCGTCGGAGATCGACGGCGCGACCTCCAGCCGGGCCTTGACCTTGCCCTTGATCTGGACGACGCAGGTCACCGTCTCGTCGACCACGTACGCCGGGTCGGCGACCGGGTAGTCGGTGTGGGCCAGCGACTCGGTGTGGCCCAGGCGGCGCCACAGCTCCTCGGCGATGTGCGGGGCCAGCGGGGCGACCAGCAGGACGATCTGCTCGGCCACCGCACGCGGCGTGGAGCCGCGCTTCACCAGGAAGTTGTTCAGCTCGATGGCCTTGGCGACCGCCGTGTTGAAGCGCAGTCCGGCCATGTCCCCGCGGATGCCGTCGATCGCCTTGTGCAGCGCCCGCAGAGTCGCCTCGTCGGGCTCCTCCTCCGTCACCACCAGCTCGCCGTTGGCCTCCGAGACGATGTTGCGCCACAGCCGCTGCAGGAAGCGGTACGAGCCGACGACCGCGCGGGTGTCCCACGGGCGGGAGACGTCCAGCGGGCCCATCGACATCTCGTACAGGCGCAGGGTGTCCGCGCCGTACTCGTCGGCGATCTCGTCGGGCGCGACCGCGTTCTTCAGCGACTTGCCCATCTTTCCGGCCTCGCGCTTGACCGGCTCGCCGTTCCAGAAGTACGTGCCGCCGCGCTCCTCGACCTCGGCGGCGGGCACCGGGAAGCCGCGCTCGTCGCGGTAGACGTCCGCGGTGATCATGCCCTGGTTGAACAGCTTGTGGAACGGCTCGACCGAGGAGACGTGGCCCAGGTCGTGCAGCACCTTGTGCCAGAAGCGGGCGTACAGCAGGTGCAGCACCGCGTGCTCGGCACCGCCGACGTACAGGTCCGCGCCGCCGGCCGGCTTCTCGGCGGTCGCGCCCAGCCAGTAGCGCTCGTTGGCCGGGTCGACCACCTTCTCGCCGTTGACCGGGTCGATGTAGCGCAGCTCGTACCAGCACGAACCGGCCCAGTTGGGCATGGTGTTGGTCTCGCGGCGGTACGTCTTCACACCGTCGCCCAGGTCCAGCTCGACGGTGACCCAGGCCTCGTTGCGGGACAGCGGAGTCTTCGGCGACGAGGTGGAGTCGTAGGGGTCGTAGGTGTGCGGAGAGTAGTCCTCGACCTCGGGGACCTCGACCGGCAGCATCGACTCGGGCAGCGCGTGCATCACGCCGTCCTCGTCGTAGACGATCGGGAAGGGCTCGCCCCAGTACCGCTGACGGCTGAACAGCCAGTCGCGCAGGCGGTAGTTGACCGTCCCCTCGCCGATGCCGTGGGAGGTCAGCCACGCCGTCACGGCGGCCTTGGCGTCGACGACGCTCAGGCCGTTCAGCGACAGCTCGTCGTGCACCGAGTTCACGATGACGGAGTCGTAGGTGTCGAAGGCGTCGTCCCAGGTCCGCGTGGACTCGCCGCGGCCGTCGGTCGGCTCGACCACGCAGCGCATCGGCAGGTCGAAGGCGCGGGCGAAGGCGAAGTCGCGGTGGTCGTGGGCGGGGACGGCCATGATGGCGCCGGTGCCGTAGCCCATCAGCACGTAGTCGGCGATGAAGACCGGGACGGGCTCGCCGCTGACCGGGTTCACGGCGTAGGCGCCCGTGAAGACGCCGGTCTTGATCTTGGCGTCGACCTGGCGCTCGACGTCCGACTTGGCGGCGGCCTCGGCGCGGTACGCGGCCACGGCCTCGGCGGGGGTGGCGGCGCCGCCCTTCCAGTCCTCGTGGGTGCCGGCCGGCCACTCGGCCGGGACGATCGCGTCGACCAGCTCGTGCTCGGGGGCCAGCACCATGTAGGTGGCGCCGAACAGGGTGTCAGGGCGCGTGGTGAAGACGGTGATCGCCCGGTCGCCGCCGACGGCGAAGTCGACCCGGGCGCCCTCGGAACGCCCGATCCAGTTGCGCTGCTGCAGCTTGATGGCCTCGGGCCAGTCCAGCAGGTCCAGGTCCTTGATCAGCCGGTCGGAGTAGGCGGTGATCCGCATCATCCACTGGCGCAGGTTGGACTTGAACACCGGGAAGTTGCCGCGCTCGGAGCGGCCGTCCGCGGTGACCTCCTCGTTGGCCAGCACGGTGCCCAGCCCGGGGCACCAGTTGACCGGCACCTCCTTGGAGTACGCCAGCCGGTACTCGCCCAGCAGCTCCTCGCGCTCGGCGCCGGACAGCGACGCCCAGGCGCGCCCGTCCGGGGTCCGACGCGTGCCGCTCTCGAACTGCGCGATCAGCTCGGCGATCGGACGGGCCCGGTCGGCCTCGGAGTCGTACCAGGAGTTGAAGATCTGCAGGAAGATCCACTGCGTCCAGCGGTAGTACTCGGGGTCGATCGTGGAGATCGAGCGGCGCGAGTCGTGGCCCAGGCCCAGGCGGCGCAGCTGCTGCCGCATGTTGGCGATGTTCGCCTCGGTGGAGACGCGGGGGTGGGTGCCGGTCTGGACGGCGTACTGCTCGGCCGGCAGGCCGAAGGCGTCGTAGCCCAGGGTGTGCAGCACGTTGTGGCCGGTCATCCGCTGGTAGCGGGCGTAGACGTCGGTCGCGATGTAGCCCAGCGGGTGGCCGACGTGCAGGCCGGCACCGGAGGGGTACGGGAACATGTCCATGATGAAGCTGTGCGGCTTGGCGGAGACGTCACCGGCCGCCGCGTCCGACAGGGCACCGGCCGGGTTGGGGGCGTTGAACGTCCCCTCCTTCTCCCAGACGTCCTGCCAGCGGGACTCGATCTCGGCCGCCAGCGCGGCGCCGTAGCGGAAGGGCTCGGTGGCGGCCTCGGCCGCGCCGGAAGCAGGGGTCGTCTCGCTCATGGTCCTTCAGGGCTCCATCGATGTCAGTTAGCGAACCAGCGGCCAGGTCCGGGAAACAAAAAAGCCCCTCGCAGGAGGGGACGCCACGCCGACTCCGGCACCCGCCCGAAGGCTCAGCCGGTCCTGGTCAGCGCGGCCGGCTAAGGAGCAGGCGCACGGTTCGCATGGGCTCAGGGTACCGCACGGCCAAGCGCCCCAAGGCCGGGTCGGCGCGGAGCGCCGCCTCCGGTCAGCCGACCGTGGCCCGCGCCGCCGCGTCGAAGTCCCGCAGCGCCCGCGCCACCCGCGCGGACTGCATCCCCGCCGCCAGCCGCCGCGCCTCGTCCGCGATCCGCTCGGCCTCCTGGTGCTCCCCGGTGCGCTGGTACGAGTCGGCGAGCCGCACCATCAGCAGCGCCTTCGCGCGCGCCCGCTCGGGCGACAGCGCGGCGACGGCACCCGCCAGCAGGTGCTGTGCCCGCTCGTGGTCGCCCAGGAAGAGGTACCCCTCCCCCACCATGCCCTCCAGGTCCGCCCACTCCTGACCGTGCCCGGACTCGCCCTCCAGCGCCAGGAACGCCCGCTCGGCGACGGCCTCGGCACTGATCTGCTCCCCCTTCTTGCCGTGCGCCCGCGCTATCCGGCCCAGCTGAAGTGCCCGCTCACGCGGGGTCAGCACCTCCTCGGCCGCCCGCAGCGCGGTGGAGAGCATCGCCACCGCGTCCAGGCCGCGCCCGCCCGAGTTGTGGGTGGCCTGCACGGCGAGACAGCCCACCACGCTCACCCCGAGCCGGGGATCGCCCGACACATGGGCCGCCCGCAGGGCCGCGACGAAGGCCCGCTGCGCCGCCGCGTCGTTGCCCATGTCGTAGTTGGCCCAGCCGACCAGCCTGGCCAGCCGGCTCGCCGCGCCGTACAGCTCCCGGCCGAGCGTCTCGTCGTACGCGCCGAGTTCCAGCAGCTTGCCGACCATGGCCAGCTCGGCCTTGGCGAGGTCGAGGATCAGTCCGCCGCCGTAGGTTCGTTCCAGGCGCTGCTTGCTGTCATACGAGAGCCGGAGGTCGGCCAGCTGCTCGCGGGCGATCCGCAGGGCGCCCTCGCCGCCGGTGACCTCGGGGGCCGGCGAGGCCCAGTGGCGGGCCGCCTGCTCCAGCTCGTCGCCGCGGAAGAGGTCGGTGAGCCGTACGGGTGCGGCGTCCGCCCCGGCCTCCCGGAGGGCGGTCTGCGCGGTGTCGGCCGTCCACGGGTCGGTCAGCAGCCGCGGCGAGAGGATCTTGGCGCCGCGGTTGCTGCCCATCTGGCCCCAGAGCTGCTCGTACGTGACGGCGATGCCCACGGTGCGGCTGAGCACCTCGCAGACGGTCTGGTCGTGCGGGGCCCGGGGCACCATGCCCCGGTCGCGCCACTTGTACGGGGCGGTGGAGCTGATCGCCAGCGCGGCGGGGAGTGCGGCGTTGACCTCGCGGGCCAGCCGTTCGGGGCTCCACCCGAGCTGGTGCAGTATCCGGGCCAGCTCTTCGTTCCGTTTGCGCGCCAGATCGGCCATGCCACGACCGTAGCGGGCGGGCCCGGCGCCTCGGTAGGGTCCCCGCATCCCGCGCCGCTGCCGACACGACGAAGGCCGCCTCCCGATTCGGGAGGCGGCCTTCATGTCCTGTGGAGCTACGGGGAATTGAACCCCGGACCTCTTGCATGCCATGCAAGCGCTCTACCAACTGAGCTACAGCCCCTTGACCTGCGACGTCACCGGTTGTTTCCCTCGGCGACGTCGCCTACTTTACACGGTCCTGGGCCCAGTCCACTAATCAGTTCCGCCCCGGAGAACAGCCGGGTCCCGCTGATGACCGGTCAGCGCACGCCGTTCCCCGACGGGAGCACGGCCACCTGCTCGGACCGCCGCCCGGCGCTGCTCACCCCCGCTGAGCAGCGCCGGCCACGTCATGGACGGACGGATCAGGACCCGCTCAGCCGGCCGCGCGGCGGGTGCGCAGGGCGAAGGCGGCGGCCGCCGCGAACGCCAGCGCGATGGCGGCGCTGGTGACCAGCAGCGCGTGCCCTGACGTACGGGCCGGGGCCGGGAAGCTGACCTCGCCGAGGAAGACGGTCCCGAGCAGGGCCACCCCGACCACCTGGCCGACCTGGATCACCGTCACCACCACCCCGCTGCCGTCGGCGGCGTCCGCCGGGTCGACCCTGCTCAGCGCCCGGGCGAAGAGCGGGCTGTACGCGCAGCCGGCCGCCAGGCCCGCCGTTGTGAGCACCGCCTCGGCACCGAAGCCGATCTCGGCGCCGCCGCGCAGGATCACCCCGAAGACCAGGTAGGCGGGCGCCACCACGGCCAGAGCCAGCATCGGCAGCGGCAGGTGCAGCCGCTGGGGAAGCCGCTGCCAGTGCAGGCTGGAGAGGCCGAAGCCGACCGCGACCGGCCCGGAGAGCAGACCGGCGCGCAGCGCGCTGTGGCCGAGGCCGGCCTGCTGGTGCAGGGCGAAGGCGAACATGAAGCCGGCGAAGCCCGCCATGATCAGGAAGATCGCCCCGGCCGCCGGTACCAGCCCGGGTGCGCGCAGCACCCGGCCCGGGATCAGCGGCTGGCCGCCGCGGGCGGCGATCCGCCGCTCGACCACGCCGAACAGCCCGAACATCGCCGCGCTGCCCGCCAGCGCCACCCAGGCCCAGACCGGCCAGCCGAGCTCGTGCCCGAGCACCAGCGGCACCACCAGCAACCCGAGGGCCACCGCCAGCACCACCAGCCCCACCAGGTCGAAGCGGCGGCTGCTGTCGCCCGGAAGTACCGGCAGCAGCCGCCGGCTGAACGCCAGCAGCGCCAGCCCGATCGGTACGTTCACCAGGAAGACCGGCCGCCAGCCGGCGCCGAACAGGTCCGCGCTGACCAGCAGGCCGCCGAGCACCTGTCCGATGGCCATACCGCCTGCGATCACCGCCGAGTACAGCCCGAGCGCACGGGCGCGCGCGGCGCCGGTGTAGGTGCGCTGGATGAGGCTCATCACCTGGGGCACCATCAGCGCCGCCCCCACGCCCTGGAGCAGACGGAAGCCGATCAGCGAGCCGGTGTTCGGGGCGAGGCCACAGGCCAGCGAGGCCGCGGTGAAGCCGACCAGGCCGTACTGGAACAGCCTGCTGTAGCCGAACCGGGCACCGAGCCGGGCGCCGGAGATCAGCAGCACCGCGTACGCGATGGTGTAGCCGGCGATGACCAGTTGGAGGGCCGCGCCGGAGGCGTGCAGGTCGGTCCTGATGGTCGGGACGGCGACGTTGACGATGGAGACGTCGAGCAGGGCCATGAACTGGCCGGTGAGGACGAGAAGGAGGAGCAGCCCCGGCCGGGCCGTCGTCCCCGGGGCCGCGGGTGCGGCGGTGGCGCGTATCTGAAGGTCCGTCATGGACCCATCGTGCGGGCGCGCTGATACTGGTGGTTAGAGCCTGCTGATCCTGGTACTGACAGCACCTGTCAGCGGCAGCGGGGATCCGTCACGATGGGGGGATGACCATGCTGGACGAACGTACCGAGGCCGTGGCCGCCGCACCGGGGAAGGACCGGCGGCGGACGGAACTGGCCAGGTTCCTCAAGGCCTGCCGCGCCCGGGTGACCCCCGAGGCCGTCGGCCTGCCGCCCGGCCTGCGCCGCCGTACGCCGGGGCTGCGCCGCGAGGAGGTGGCGCAGCTGGCCGGGGTCGGGGTGACCTGGTACACGTGGCTGGAGCAGGGGCGCCCGATCAACGCGAGCGAGCAGGTGCTGGAGGCGGTGGCGCGGACGCTGCGGCTCGACGGCACCGAACGGGACCACCTGTTCCGGCTGGCCGGCTTCAGCCCGCAGCGGCTCGCGGACACGGCCTGCCCGATCCTGGACCCGGTGAACCAGGTGATCATCGACCAGCTCGACCCGCTGCCCGCCGCGATCTGCAACGGCCGCTACGACCTGCTGCGGTTCAACGGCGCGTACGACGCACTGTTCCCCGGCGCGACCCGCCCGCGCTCGCCGGACGGGCGGCGCAACAGCATGTGGTGCGCGTTCACCGTGCCGGACTGCTGCAACCCGTTCCTCAACCGGGACGAGGAGCTGCCCCGGATGGTGGGCGTGCTGAGGGGCGCGTACGGGCGGCACGTCGGGGAGCCGGTCTGGGAGGAGTACATCCGGGACCTCGCGGCGGCCAGCCCGGAGTTCCGTGAGCTGTGGGCCCGCCAGGAGGTCGCGCCGCCCAGGACCTCGCTCAAGGTCTTCCGGCACGCGGCGGTGGGCGAGATGCGGTTCCAGGCCTCGTACCTGACCATCCCGGCCGCACCCGAGGTCTACCTGGTGGTCTACACCCCGGAGGGCCCGCGGGACCGCGAGCGGATCGAGTGGCTCGCGGCGAACCCCGGCACCCCGCCGGCCGACCACCGCCACGACTGCTGACCACCGTGGCACTCACGGCTACCGGTACGACGAAGGCCGCCTCCCTGACGGGAAGGCGGCCTCGGTCTCGCTGTGGAGCTACGGAGAATTGAACTCCGGACCTCTTGCATGCCATGCAAGCGCTCTACCAACTGAGCTACAGCCCCGCGACACGCGCGGCCCTCGCGGACCACTGGTGCGGAGTGGAGCTACGGGGAATTGAACCCCGGACCTCTTGCATGCCATGCAAGCGCTCTACCAACTGAGCTACAGCCCCGCACTCGGAGGAACTCCCCGCCTCCCTCTCGGGCGGCGTTCTTTCCTGCGAACGAGGAAGACTCTAGCTGGTCAGGCCCGGAACTGCGAAATCCCCTCCCCGTCGCTCAGGTGTCGTCGCCGATCACCGGCTGCGGCAGCGTGCCCGCGTTGTGCTCCAGCAGGCGCCAGCCGCGCGCGCCCTGCCCCAGCACGGACCAGCAGCAGTTGGAGAGACCGCCGAAGCACTCCCACTGGGCCGGGTGCAGGCCGAGCAGCCGCCCGAGCATCGTGCGGATGGTGCCGCCGTGGCTGACCACGACCAGGGTGCCGTGCTCCGGCAGCTTCTCGGCCGCCTGCAGCACGACCGGGACCGAGCGGTCGGCCACCTCGGTGCTCAGCTCGCCGCCACCGCGCCGGACCGGCTCGCCCTGCGCCCACGCCTCGTACTGCTCCGGGAAGCGGGCCCGGATCTCGGCGTTGGTCAGCCCCTGCCACTCGCCCGCGTAGGTTTCGCGCAGGCCCTCGTGGTGCTGCACGTCCAGGCCGGTGATCTTGGACAGTTGGGCGGCCGTGTGCTTGGCGCGCTTGAGGTCCGAGGAGATCAGCAGGTCGGGGCGGAGCCCGGCCAGCAGCTTGGCAGCCCGCCGGGCCTGGAAGATGCCCTGGTCGGTCAGCTCGATGTCGGTGGTGCCCTGGAACCGCGACTCGAGGTTCCAGGACGTCTGGCCGTGTCGCCAGAAGACGATGCGCGGGCCCCGCGCGGCGCGGCTCAGCTCTCGTCCTCGGCGGTGACGTTGCCGGCGGCGTCGGTGACGGCGTTCTCGGGACGGTTGCGGGTGGCCAGCGCGTCGGCGGGGATCGGAAGCTCGGGGCAGTCCTTCCACAGCCGGTCGAGGGAGTAGAAGGAGCGCTCCTCCGAGTGCTGGACGTGCACCACGATGTCCAGGAAGTCGAGCAGGATCCACCGGCCCTCGCGCTCGCCCTCCCGGCGCACCGGCTTGACGTCGAGCTTCTCGCGGAGCTGGTCCTCGATCTCCTCGGCGATCGACTTCACCTGGCGGTCGTTGGCCGCGGAGGCGATCAGGAAGGCGTCGGTGATCGCCAGCACGTCGCTGACGTCGAAGGCGATGATGTCGTGGGCCAGCTTGTCAGCCGCCGCCTGGGCGGCGACGTTGATCAGTTCCTGGCTGTGGTCCGTGGCAGTCACAGTGTTCTTCCGGCTTGGCTACAGAGATAACGCCTTCCAGGATCTCACGAAGAACGAGAGGCCCCGGTCGGATTACCGGGGCCTCGCCGCGTTACTGCTGCTTGGGGACCTGATAGTCCTTGCCCAGCACGACCACCAGGTCCGCGTTCTGCGCGTCGGTGACCTTCTTCACCGCCGTCTCCTTCAGGTTGAGGCTGGTCGCCAGCGACTTCGCGGCGGCCTGCTTGGAGTCGTCGGCGTAGCGGATCTCGCTGGTGGCCTGGGTGCTGCCGGACTTGTCACTGGCCGGGACGACGTCCAGACCGGAGTTGGTGACCTGGACGGCCGCCGAGTTCGCCGCATCCGCGTTGCCGGAGGCGTTCAGGATGCTGACCCGGACCGTCGCGCTGCTGCCGCCCTGGGCGCTGTGCACGGTGCCGCCGAGGACCTCCTTGACCTGCTGGCCGGCGGTCGCCTCGTCCAGCGTGCCGTCCTGCTTCACCTTCAGCGTGGCGGTGCCGAAGTGGCCGTTCTTCGCCTGCTTGGCGAGCTGGGCCAGGACGCCCGCCAGCGCCTGCTCGGGCAGCGAGGGGTCGAGCACCGCGTTCATCCGGTGCACGTCGTCCTGGGCCTCGGCCAGGTCGGTGGGCATGGTGCGCACCAGCGCGTCGAGCACCTGCCCGAACCGGGCCAGCTGGGCGTCCCGGCCCTCACCGGTCGCCTGGTAGGTGGCGTACGCGACGGCCGCCTGGCCGTTCAGCGTGACCGCCTTGCCGGCCGGCGCGAGCGACTTGCCGGCCGCGTCGTGCACCTCGGCGTTGGTGTCCACCTTGATGCCGCCGAGCTGGGCCACCAGCAGCTGCAGGTACGGGGTGTCCAGCCGCCAGGTGCCGGCCACGGTCGCGCCGAGCACGGTGTTCAGCCCGTCCCGGGTGGCGGAGGGGCCGACGGAGTCCATCGCCTGGCCGAGGGCGACGGTCGCGGTGTCCCCGGTGCTGGGCAGCTTGAGGGTCTCCGGCAGCAGCAGGACCGAACCCTTCTGGCCCGCCTCGTCGTTGACCAGCAGGGCGGTGCTGACCTTGCCCTGAAGGTCTCTCAGATGCACCACGTTCACCTGCCGCGGCCCGGCGGCCTTGGCCGCCGTGGGGGCGCCGCCGATCTTGCCGGTCCACCAGAGGTAGCCCGCGCTGGCGCCGGCCGCCAGGGCCAGCACCACGACCAGGCCGATCGCGCGGTTGCGCAGCTTGCGGCGACGCTCGTCACGGCGCTCGCTGCGCGACTCGGCGAACTTCAGCCAGTCGATGACGTCCTCGGTCTCCTCCGCCTCCTCGTCGACGAAGGTGAACTCGCCCGTCCCGTAGTCCTCGGCCTGCACCTTGGCGGTACGGCGGCCGCCGACCTGCTCGGAGGGCTCCTCCGGCCGGACCGGCACGACGGGCTCGGCCGGACGCGGACGCGGCGGGACGACCGGCCGGACGGGCCGGGCCGGCTGCACGGGTGCCACGGGCTGGACGGGTGCCACGGGCTGGGCCGCCGGCTGCACGACGGGCTGCTGCCCGGTGCCGTAGGGGTCCTGCACGTAGGCCTGCTGCTGGCCGTAGGGGTCGTAGACCGGCTGCTGCGGCTGGTACTCCTGCTGCTGCGGGTACTGCTGCTGGTAGCCCTGATGGGGGTACCCCCGGCCGGAGGCTGGGGGATGGTCCTGGACGTACGCCTGCTGCTGCGCGTACGGGTCGTAGCCGGGCTGCTGGTAGTACTCCTGGTACTGCTGCTCCTGCGGGTACGGCTCCTGGACGTAGCCCTGCTGCTGCCCGTACTGGTCGTAGACCGGCTGCTGCTGCCAGGCCTGTTGCTGGCCGTAGCCGTCGCCGTCCTGTCCCCTGCGGTCTGCCGATCCGGTCACGCCGTCCCTCCCGGGATCAAGGCTGGGCCGGCGCGTAGAGCGCCCGCTTGTGGATGTAACGGACCACACCGTCCGGCACGAGGTACCAGACCGGCTCGCCCTTGGCGACGCGCATCCGGCAGTCCGTGGAGGAGATGGCCAGCGCCGGGACCTCCACCAGGGAGACCCCGCCCACCGGAAGGCCGGCGTCCGACAGAGTGTGCCCCGGGCGGGTGCATCCGATGAAGTGGGCGAGCGAGAAGAGCTCCTCGGAGTCCCGCCAGGAGAGGATCTGGGCCAGGGCGTCGGCGCCGGTGATGAAGAACAGGTCGGCGTCCGGGTGCAGGGCGTGGAGGTCGCGCAGGGTGTCCACGGTGTAGGTGGGGCCCTTGCGGTCGATGTCGATCCGGCTGACCGAGAACTGCGGGTTCTCCGCGGTGGCGATGACCGTCATCAGATAGCGGTCCTCGGCGGGCGTGACCTGCCGGTCGGTCTTCTGCCACGGCTGGCCGGTCGGTACGAAGATCACCTCATCGAGGTGGAATGCACTCGCCACCTCGCTGGCGGCGACCAGGTGCCCGTGGTGGATCGGGTCGAAGGTGCCACCCATCACGCCGAGGCGCTTCTTCACCGGTCCGCCGGGGGTCTCGGCCTGCTGTCCCATGCCGCCACACCTTACGCGACGTGCCTTGCGCCAGGGCAAGCCCGCCCCAGGGCGACTACAGGGAGCGTTCGGCTGCTCGCCGAGCGCTCCCTGACGGTGGCCCGGCTCAGCGGTCGCGGTTGAAGCGCGTGGTCACGTAGAGCAGCAGCAGGAGGATGAAGAGCGCCACGCCACCGGTCAGGAGCGGGTTGAGGCTCTCGTGGTTGCCGCCCTCGGCGAGCTGGGCGAGGGCGGGGAGTGCAGCAGTGCTCATGGTCGGCGGGACCTTCTCGGCTCGGTGAGGGGACCAGGACGCGGGCCGGGAGGACCCGCGGGCTCATCGTACGGGTGGGGCCTGCGCAACCGCGCGGCGGCCCACCGCGTCTGATCCCCCGTAGGTCGGGTGCCGCGCGCGGTCCCCCGTAGGTCAGTTGTTGCGCCCGGCCCTGACCAGGAGCCAGGCCAGCAGGCCGACGCCGACCACGGAGGCGATCAGGACGATCCGCAGGAACAGCCCCGGGCCGGCCTCGGTGGAGATCGGTCCGGCCAGGCTCACAAGGGTGGCGGGGGACATCGGCGGGCTCCTCGGTCTG encodes:
- a CDS encoding DegV family protein; translated protein: MPDHLALVTDSTAYLPQDAVDRHRIAVVPLSVAVGDEVLAEGVEISPKDVAEALRGKHRVTTSRPSPETFAAAYRAAAEEGARAVVSLHLSAELSGTYEAALLAAAEAPIPVRVVDSRLVGMALGHCVLTAAQAAEDGRGLDEVVAAATARAARTSGFFYVDTLEHLRRGGRIGPARALLGSALAVKPLLHLSGGRIEPLEKVRTASRAIARLEEIAVERAGEAEVDIAVHHLAAEDRAEPLAERLRERVPGLRDLYVGEVGAVIGAHVGPGLLAVVVSPR
- the leuS gene encoding leucine--tRNA ligase, with the translated sequence MSETTPASGAAEAATEPFRYGAALAAEIESRWQDVWEKEGTFNAPNPAGALSDAAAGDVSAKPHSFIMDMFPYPSGAGLHVGHPLGYIATDVYARYQRMTGHNVLHTLGYDAFGLPAEQYAVQTGTHPRVSTEANIANMRQQLRRLGLGHDSRRSISTIDPEYYRWTQWIFLQIFNSWYDSEADRARPIAELIAQFESGTRRTPDGRAWASLSGAEREELLGEYRLAYSKEVPVNWCPGLGTVLANEEVTADGRSERGNFPVFKSNLRQWMMRITAYSDRLIKDLDLLDWPEAIKLQQRNWIGRSEGARVDFAVGGDRAITVFTTRPDTLFGATYMVLAPEHELVDAIVPAEWPAGTHEDWKGGAATPAEAVAAYRAEAAAKSDVERQVDAKIKTGVFTGAYAVNPVSGEPVPVFIADYVLMGYGTGAIMAVPAHDHRDFAFARAFDLPMRCVVEPTDGRGESTRTWDDAFDTYDSVIVNSVHDELSLNGLSVVDAKAAVTAWLTSHGIGEGTVNYRLRDWLFSRQRYWGEPFPIVYDEDGVMHALPESMLPVEVPEVEDYSPHTYDPYDSTSSPKTPLSRNEAWVTVELDLGDGVKTYRRETNTMPNWAGSCWYELRYIDPVNGEKVVDPANERYWLGATAEKPAGGADLYVGGAEHAVLHLLYARFWHKVLHDLGHVSSVEPFHKLFNQGMITADVYRDERGFPVPAAEVEERGGTYFWNGEPVKREAGKMGKSLKNAVAPDEIADEYGADTLRLYEMSMGPLDVSRPWDTRAVVGSYRFLQRLWRNIVSEANGELVVTEEEPDEATLRALHKAIDGIRGDMAGLRFNTAVAKAIELNNFLVKRGSTPRAVAEQIVLLVAPLAPHIAEELWRRLGHTESLAHTDYPVADPAYVVDETVTCVVQIKGKVKARLEVAPSISDAELEALALADAAVVAAIGDAPVRKVIARAPKLVNIVTG
- a CDS encoding MFS transporter — translated: MTDLQIRATAAPAAPGTTARPGLLLLLVLTGQFMALLDVSIVNVAVPTIRTDLHASGAALQLVIAGYTIAYAVLLISGARLGARFGYSRLFQYGLVGFTAASLACGLAPNTGSLIGFRLLQGVGAALMVPQVMSLIQRTYTGAARARALGLYSAVIAGGMAIGQVLGGLLVSADLFGAGWRPVFLVNVPIGLALLAFSRRLLPVLPGDSSRRFDLVGLVVLAVALGLLVVPLVLGHELGWPVWAWVALAGSAAMFGLFGVVERRIAARGGQPLIPGRVLRAPGLVPAAGAIFLIMAGFAGFMFAFALHQQAGLGHSALRAGLLSGPVAVGFGLSSLHWQRLPQRLHLPLPMLALAVVAPAYLVFGVILRGGAEIGFGAEAVLTTAGLAAGCAYSPLFARALSRVDPADAADGSGVVVTVIQVGQVVGVALLGTVFLGEVSFPAPARTSGHALLVTSAAIALAFAAAAAFALRTRRAAG
- a CDS encoding helix-turn-helix transcriptional regulator, whose translation is MTMLDERTEAVAAAPGKDRRRTELARFLKACRARVTPEAVGLPPGLRRRTPGLRREEVAQLAGVGVTWYTWLEQGRPINASEQVLEAVARTLRLDGTERDHLFRLAGFSPQRLADTACPILDPVNQVIIDQLDPLPAAICNGRYDLLRFNGAYDALFPGATRPRSPDGRRNSMWCAFTVPDCCNPFLNRDEELPRMVGVLRGAYGRHVGEPVWEEYIRDLAAASPEFRELWARQEVAPPRTSLKVFRHAAVGEMRFQASYLTIPAAPEVYLVVYTPEGPRDRERIEWLAANPGTPPADHRHDC
- a CDS encoding histidine phosphatase family protein yields the protein MSRAARGPRIVFWRHGQTSWNLESRFQGTTDIELTDQGIFQARRAAKLLAGLRPDLLISSDLKRAKHTAAQLSKITGLDVQHHEGLRETYAGEWQGLTNAEIRARFPEQYEAWAQGEPVRRGGGELSTEVADRSVPVVLQAAEKLPEHGTLVVVSHGGTIRTMLGRLLGLHPAQWECFGGLSNCCWSVLGQGARGWRLLEHNAGTLPQPVIGDDT
- the rsfS gene encoding ribosome silencing factor; amino-acid sequence: MTATDHSQELINVAAQAAADKLAHDIIAFDVSDVLAITDAFLIASAANDRQVKSIAEEIEDQLREKLDVKPVRREGEREGRWILLDFLDIVVHVQHSEERSFYSLDRLWKDCPELPIPADALATRNRPENAVTDAAGNVTAEDES